Genomic window (Wenzhouxiangella marina):
CCAGTCGTTCTCGACGAAATGGATGTCCGTGTGGCAGATGCCGCAGTAGTCGATATCGATGGCGACATCGTCAGGACGCAGCTCGCGGCGGGGGATCGGCATCGGGGCGACACCCGAGCTTTCTGACTGGGCGGCATAGGCGCGGACTTCGGGCATGGTGGGACTCCTGATGATTGACGAAAACAGTATAGGGTGTGAACGGTGAATTGCCTTCAGCGCTAATCGAGCAGCGATTCAATTTGCGCGAGGGTCCAGGCGATGCCGGGTGGTCGACCGTCATACATCGGGCCACTGACCAGCAGACCGCGATGGCTCGCCTGCACCAGGTCCGGTGAGGGTGACCCAGGAAAGGCCAGTGAGGCGACGGGGACCACGCCGTCGCCGAGACCCTCTCCGCTCTCGCGCAGCCAGGCGGCGAAGCCGTCCGCCCAGCCGCTGTGGCCGGTGGCCTCGTCCAGGTTGGCCAGGCTGGCCTGCAGTTGTTCCGGCGGCGGGGTGAGGCGGCCGCCGAGAATCGCCAAGGGGATCGTTTGGGGCCAGCTTCTTCGGTTCAGTTCGCGCAGGAAGTGGCTGTCGGGGCGCAGATCGATCTTGGCTGCGCCGGTACCATCGCGCAGACCGGCAAACAGGGCGAAGTCGCCTTGCTCATCATCGCCCAGACGGTCTCGCAGCTCCAGCCAGACGCGGAGCCGAGCCCAGTCGGAGCCCTGGTTCGGGGTGCCCAGCATCAACACACCGGCCAACTGCGGGCCAGCCGACCAGCTCGGTCCTGAACGGGTGACGAAGTCGCGGATGACCAGGCCGCCCATGCTGTGCCCGAGGAGCACGACGGGGCGATTGGCCGGCAGCGCCTCCCAGTGCATCGCCAGTAGATCGGCGCTTTCGGAGACCGCCTGGTCATTGGGGTAGCGAAACTCGATGGCCTCGTAACCCTCGGAGGTCAGGGCGGGAATGAGTTCAACGAACAGGCCGCCGGGCTCGTCGAGCCCATGCAGCAGTACGACCCGGGCGCGTGGCTCATCAGGGGACGGCCGCGGATGGAATCCGACCTCGCTTTCGAGGGGTTGCATGGCTTCGGGAAACCAGCTTTGCAACTGCGCCTGGGCCTGGCTTCTGAGCCAGTGTTCCTGCTGTGGCTGCGATTCGGCCCAGAGCACCCAGAAGCTGCTAGCCAGCAGGCCGATGGCCAGGAACAGCAGCAGGCGTCGGCGCCAGCGCTTCAAGCGACCGGCTCGCGCCAGTGAATCGGATCGAGGCCGTAGCAGTGGCGCATCAGGGCGTAGAGTTCCGGGTGATGCTCGTGGAGATGGCCCGGTTCTTCGAAGAAGGTCTCGGTCAGAACGGCGAAGAACTCGGCGGGATTGGTGGCGCCGTAGGGATCGATCACGGTTGGCAGATGCCGGTCGACCCGGGAGACGTGATCTTCGAATTCACGCTGCATGACTCGCGCCCAACGCGCGGCTTCCGGCCCGCTGCCGAACAGCGGGGCCCCGTCGACCTGACCATCCATGTCATCGAGCTTGTGGGCAAATTCATGGAGCACGACGTTGTGCCCGTCGCGGACATCGAAGGTGCCGTGCAACACCGAGTCCCAGGCCAGCACCACCGGTCCTCGATGCCAGGACTCGCCGAGGCGATGGTCCTGTTCGATCGATGCGATCACCCCGTCGTAGCTTTCCTGGTCGACGATGAAGGTGCTCGGGTAGACGTAGATCGACGAGAAATTGGCGTAGAACTGGCCCTTGCGGTTGAGCAGCAGCATGCAGGCATTGCCGGCGATGGTCACTCGGACTTCGTCGTCGATCTCCTGGCCCTGAAAACCCTGGAAGTCCATGTCGGCAAGAAACACCTGGACGTGGCCATGCAGGCGCGGCTTAAGTTCCTCGGGCAAGCGTCGGTAGAGCGGCACATTGCGTTCGAGGATGGCCTTCCAATCGGCCGGCAGTTCGGCCGAGAACAGCCTGGCTCGTCGGTAGTGCTTCCAGCGCAGCCAGCCCAGCCAGAGAACGAAGGCCAGGGCCGCGAAACCGAGGATCTCCATGTCAGAGATCCTGCTCGAAGACCACCGGTGATTTCGAACGGTCGAGCAGGGCGCCATAGCGGGCTTCGATGGCCTGGCGCTTGAGCTTGAGCGTCGGGGTGAGCATCCCGTTTTCCGGTTCCCAGCTGTCCTTGATGACGATCAACTGGCCCAGGCGCTCGTGCGGTTCGAGCTCCAGGTTGACGGCTCGGCGCGTGGCCTCCAGTTCGGCTTCGAGGAAGGCCCGGTCGCTCGGGGCGGTCTCGGCGAGCTGGATCAGCGCGGACGGCTGACTCAGGTTGGTGCCGAGGACGCAGGCCAGCTCGATGTGGTCGTTTCTGGCCAGCAGGCTCTCGATCGGCACGGGCGCGATGTATTTCCCCTTGGTGGTCTTGAACTGTTCCTTGACCCGACCGGTGATGTGCACCCAGCCTTCGTCGTCGACGGACGCCTGGTCACCGGTATGGAAGAAGCCGTCGTCCGTCATGGCCTCGGCGGTCGCCTCGTCCGCCTTGTAATAGCCCTGCATCAGGCAGGGGCATCGGATCAGCAATTCCTGCGCGTCGCTGACGTCGAGTTCGACACCAGGCAGCGCCTGGCCGATCGTTCCGTACTTCGGCGTCTTTCCGGCCGGCAGGGAGGTGCCGTAGGCGAAGGTCTCGGTCATGCCCCAGCCTTCGTGGATGGGCACGTCCAGCGCGTCCCACCATTCCAGCAGGGACACCGCGATCGGCGCGCTGCCGCTGGCGAACCAGCGGGCCTGATCGAGGCCCAGTCCGCGCTTGATCTTGCGCTTGACCAGGCCGCCGATCAGCGGCAGGCCGAGCAGCCGGTCCAGCTTGCGCTGGGGCAGCTTTTCCAGCACGCCGATCTGGAATTTCTTCCACAGGCGCGGCACGGAACCGAACAGGGTCGGTCGCGCGTGGGCCAGATCTTCCATGAAGGTCTCGATGGATTCGACGAAATACAGGGTGCTTTCGGAATAGAAACTGCTGGCCTCGACGTAGGCGCGCTCGGTGCAGTGCGAGAGCGGCAGGTAGGAGAGCACGCGATCGCCGGGCTGGACGCCGAGGGCGGCGGGCAGATTCTGGCCGACCCAGGAGAAATTGCCATGGCTGTGCATTGCCCCCTTCGGCGCTCCGGTGCTCCCGGAGGTGTAGAGCAGGGTGGCCAGGTCGGCGTCGTCCCGGGCCTGGAGCTGGAAGCGGCCGGCGTCGGCCTCGCGAAGCACGCTTTCCCACTGCAGTTCACCGACGGCCTCGTCGTAGGGCATGGCCAGGGTCCGCAGGCCCTTCGGCAGCTCACGAAGTTGTTCTTCCGGATCATCGATCTTGCCCACGATCAGCAAGCTGGCTTCGCTGTGCTCGAGGATCTGCTGGATCGTTCGTGCATTGGCGGTCGGATAGACCGGCACGCTGACCAGCCCCGCCAGGATGATCGCCAGATCCGCCAGCACCCAGTGGGCGCAGTTGCGGGAAATGATGCCGACTCGATCGCCCGGCTCCAGGCCGAGATCGGCCAGGGCGACGGCCATTTGTCGAGCCTCCTGGACCGCCTGGGACCAGGTCCACTGGCGCCAGCTCCGATTCACCGGCTGGCATAGGTAGGGCTGGCCAGGGCTCGCTTGGGCCCGGTGCAGAATCTGTGCCTGGATGCTTCGCATGCTGGCGGTCCTTGGGATCAGCCCCTAAATTAGCATGCAGGCAGGGAGTTGGTGCCTTCACACGCTACACTTGGCTCAGGTGATGCCTGCAAGGACCGTCGCATGAGCCAGAACAAGACTCGGGCGAGCGAGGCCGATGTGCTGGCCTGCGTCGATGCCCTGGACGACCCCGTGCAGCGGGAGGACAGTCGGAATCTGATCGAACGGATGCAGCGCTTCAGCGGCCAGCCCCCGGTGCTCTGGGGAGATCGCATCATTGGCTTCGGGCGATACCGCTACCGCTATTCCAGTGGAAGGGAGGGCGAGTGGCCGCGAATCGGCTTCGCGCCGCGCAAGGGCCAGCTGGTGCTCTACCTGATGGACGGTTTCGAGGATCAAGCCGATCTGCTGGATCGACTGGGCAAGGTTCGAACCGGCAAGAGCTGTCTGTACATCAAACGCCTGGAGCAGATCGATCTGGAGGTTCTCGATGCCATGAACGAGCGCTCGCTGGACGTGATGCAGTCACGCTATCCTGAATGAAGTCTCTGCGAGGTTATTCCATGCACAAGTCAATCACTGCCTGCCTCGGCGTTCTGCTGCTCGCGTCGATTTCCGCTTCGTCCGTTCTCGCGCTGGATGCCGCCGAGTTGGCCGAGGAAGTCAACGCGGACGTGATCGAGTGGCGACGCGATATCCATCAGAATCCGGAACTGGGGAATCGAGAGTTCCGGACCCAGGCGCTGGTCGCCGAGCACATGGAATCGCTGGGCCTGGAGGTGCGCACCGATCTCGGTCATACGGGCGTCGTGGGCATTCTCCGCGGTGGTCGGCCGGGTCCGCGGATCGCCCTGCGAGCGGACATGGACGCGCTGCCGGTGACCGAACAGGTCGATCTGCCGTTCGCGTCGACCGTGACCACGGAGTTTCGAGGCCAGACCACGGGCGTGATGCACGCCTGTGGTCATGACGCGCACACGGCCATCCTGATGGGCGTGGCTCAGGCCCTGGCCAGCCGCAGGAGCGAGCTGTCGGGCGAGGTGATGTTCATCTTCCAGCCCGCCGAGGAAGGGCCGCCCGAGGGCGAAGAAGGCGGTGCCTCGCTGATGATCGAGCAGGGTCTGTTCGAGGATTTCCTGCCCGAAGCGGTGTTCGGGCTGCACGTGATCGCGGGCATCCCCTCCAACGTCATCGCGCTGCGCTCCGGGCCCTTCATGGCCGCGGCGGACAGCTTCCGCATCGTGGTTCGAGGCCGGCAGACGCACGGCTCGCGGCCCTGGGGCGGCGTCGACCCGATCGTCGCCGCGGCGGATATCGTCTCCACCGCGCAGACCGTGGTCAGTCGCAAGTCGGATCTGACACGAGCGCCCGTGGTCGTCAGCTTCGGTGCGATCCAGGGCGGCATTCGTCAGAACATCATCCCGGACCAGGTTGAGTTGATCGGCACCATCAGGACCTTCGAAGAGGACATGCGTGCCCGGGTCTTCGAGGAGCTCGAACGTATCGCCCGGCAGGTGGCCGCTGCCCATGGGGCCGAGGTCGACACGGAGATTCCCTGGATGAGCGGCTATCCCGTCACCCGCAACGATCCTGCGCTGACCGCGCGCATGTGGCCTACCCTGGAGCGTGTGGCCGAGGGTCGCGTGATCGAGATCCCGGCGATCACGGGTGCGGAGGATTTCTCCGAGTACGGCAAGCACGCACCGGCGATGTTCATCTTCGTCGGGGCGACACCGCCCGACCAGGATCCGACGAACGTGCCCAGCAATCATTCGCCCCTGTTCTTCCTGGACGAGGACGCCCTGCTGCTGGGGACCCGGGCCTTGCTCGGCCTGAGTCTCGACTATCTGCAGCCGCCCGAGCCAGCCGATTCCGCACCGTAAGGCCTCGTGAAAGGAGTGGCCGTTTGATGGAATTGACGAACGTCGAGCGTCGCTCAGCCCTTACGGCCGCTGCCTTCCAGGCCGAGTTCAAGCAACCGGAGCGCCCGGTGGTGCTCAGCGACCTGACCCGCGACTGGCCGGCGCGCGAGAAGTGGGGCCCGGGTTATCTGCGCGCCATTGCCGGCGATCGCGTGGTGCCGCTCTATGACAGTCAGCCCTCGAGGGGCCGCAAGCATCAGCATGCACCTGCCGCCCGCCTCAGTCTGTCGGAGTACATCGCTCGCCTGGAGCGGGGCGAAAACGATCTGCGCCTGTTCTTCTTCAATTTCCTGAAGGAGATTCCCGCGCTCACGGAGGATTTCAGCTACCCGGAACTGGGCCTGAAGTTCTTTCGCAGGTTGCCCGTGCTGTTCATGGGCGGGAAGGGCGCCCGTGTTCAGCTGCACTTCGATATCGATCTCGCCGACATCCTGCTCTGCCACTTCGGCGGACCGAAGCGGGTCGTGCTCTTTGCCCCCGATCAGACCCCTTGCCTGTACCGCGTCCCGTTTTCCTTCAGCGCCCTGTTCGATGCCGGTATCGATCCACCGGACTACGAGCGCTTTCCTGCCCTGCGTCACGCCAGGGGGCAGGAGGCGCTTCTCGAACACGGCGATGCGCTCTACATCCCGCCGGGCTATTGGCATTACATTCGCTACGAGGACATCGGCTTTTCGATGTCCCTGCGCGCCTTCCCGCGTCGGCCGGGCAATCTGGCGAAGATGATCTACAACCTGGCCGTATTGCGCAGCATCGAGGGCCTGATGCGCAGATTCATCGGCCAGGGCTGGAACGATCGAAATGAGCGCCTGGCCGTTGAACGCACGCACCGTGCCCTGGGCCTGCCTGGTTAGCGCTTCTCGATCGCGTCGCCAGGCGATGGCACGCAAGGTCCGGGATTTCCGTTCAACCACACAGGCCTTTCCTTGCTTTCAGGAGCACCTCACATGTCCTTTTGTCGTGTACTGCGACTGCCGTTCGCGGACTTTCATCTGCTATTCGGTCTGGCGCTCGTCTCGTCGCTCGTTTCGGAAGCCGCCGGAGTCACCCGGACCTGGCCGGGTGCTGCGCCTTGCAATGGCACGCTGCAAGCCTGCATCGATGCCTCGGCCAACGACGATACGGTACTGGTCGCCAGCAATGGCCCGATCGATGAGACGCTGACGATCAACAAGCGTCTGAATCTGCACCGAGCACCAGGCTTTCTGCCAAGGTTCTCCGAAGGTCGCTCGATCACGACAGGACCATCGGCCTGGCGTCTGAGCATCGACGGCCTGCGCTTTACCGGCGGCAGTATCCTGGCCAATCCGGCGGGCCCGGCGGAGATCGAATTCATCAACAATGTCTTCGAAGCAGGCGCTCAGGGCGGCGGACGAATCCAGATCCTGAACAACAACGTGAACCATTCGCTGTCGCTTCGGATCGAGAACAATCGACTGCTCGATCAGCGACGCACGGACGGCTTTCCCGTCCTCCGGGTGCTCAGTGCGGGCCTGACCACCGGCCGGATCGCTTTCAACCACATCGAGGCCCCCGAAGTGCTGTCGGGTCGGGGCATCGACCTGGATCTGGGGCCCAGCCTCAGCAGCAGCGTGGCGGTCTTCAACAATCGGATCCTCGGGGGCTTCGAAGAGGCCGCGATCCATCTGGGCTCCGATGAAGCCCTGATCACCGGCAGCTTCAGCAGTCTTGTCGTGCGTGCCATCGGCAATGTCCTCAGCTGCCCGGGACGGAACATCGGTGAGACCGTCGGGATTCGCTTCGCCACCCGCTTCGCCGCGACCTATACCGTGCAGTTCCTGAACAACACGGTGGTCGGTTGTTCCGACACCGGCCTCCTCGTGGATTCCGTTGTGGTCGGGAGCGATGTCAGCGGGGTGCTGAGCCAGAATCTCATGGCCGGCAACCTCTATCCGGCGATCGTCAGCGGCAACTACTCGGCCGACTTCCAGTTCGATCGCAATCTCGTCCATGACAACGGCTTCGTCGGGCTGCCACCGTCAGCGACCAACACGATCACCGCGGACCCCCTGCTGTTCTCGCCCGAAATGCCGCGCCCGGGTGCCGGCTCTCCGGCCATCGATGCCGCCAACGCGGCCCTCCTGCAGCTGGTGCTCGCCCAGGCCGGGCTGCCCCAGGTCGATGCGGACGGCCGTCGGCGAACGATCGGACCCGGACAGTTCGGCCTGGACATCGGCGCCTTCGAGTTCGGTGACCGGATTTCCCAGGCAAGCAAGAGCACACCCCCGGGGAACAACCTGATCGAACTCGACCTGCCGGGCGAACCCGGAGCCAGGCCGCAGGTGAGCAAGGTCTTCAATCCTTCACCCGGGAACAGCGTGGAGAACGCACTGCCGATGGCCGTCTTCGAGCTGGGGGACTGGTTCGCCTACGCCATGGGCGGCACCACTCCTCAGTCGGCAACGCTGAATCTCTTCGTGCCCGGGGTGCAGAGTGGCTTCGGATCCAACTACCTGCATGTCACGACGGCCGCCAACTCGACAGGCCCCGAGACACGTTTGAGCCAGACCTTCCTCAACGGTCGGGGTCCGGATCAGGCCGTGGTCCTGGCCACCGCCGCCTGGCAGGGTGGCACCGAAAACGCTCGCTTCACTGGCGTGACCTATGTCTGTGATCCGCTCGGCGCGCCGGGCTCACAGTGCTGGGCCGTGACCAATCTTGGGATCGGTGAGGCGATGCCCGAGGGTGTGGGCTTTCACGTCTATGCACAGGATCCCAGCCCGAATGCCTTTCGCCACCGGGTCGGCCAGAGCGGCTTGAACAATACGCGTCTCGATTATCACCCCATTCTCGGCAACGATCCCTTGCGTTGCGCCCGGCCTCAGGCCGCGGTCTTCCTGCCCAATTCGGGGCAGGCGGTCAATGCCGCCTGGGACTTCGAACACGATGGGGTGCGTAGCTGGACGATCTTCAGCTATGGCGGTCCGTTTCCGGCCAGTGCCGAGTTCAATGTCTTCGTCGATCAGCGCGCCTTCGAAGAGTGCGTTCTCAGCCGTCAGGATTCCCTGTTCGCGGATCGCTTCGAGGGTTGAAACGGGGCCGGTCTGTCGGGACGGGCCGGCTCCGATATACTCCGGCCTGTCCCTGGAATCGAGCCAGACCGCATGAGCGCCCCTTCGACGCCGGAACTGAGCCTGATCATCCCCTGCTTCAACGAAGCGGAGGGCATTGCCGGACTGGCCGCCGCCCTGGAGCCGGTGCTGGCCTCCCTCGATGCCGATGGGGTCGAGCTGGTACTGGTCGATGACGGCAGCAACGACAGCACGCACGCCGAACTACTGGCCTGGCGGGCACGTAATCCAGCCGTGCATCCGGTTCGGCTGGCGCGCAACTTCGGCAAGGAGGCCGCCATGACCTGCGGGCTCCATCTGGCCCGCGGCCGAGCGGTGGTGATCCTCGATGCGGATCTTCAGGATCCGCCGGAGTTGATTCCGCAGATGCTAGAGCGCTGGCGCGCGGGCGCCGATGTGGTGTTGGCCCATCGCAGCCTGCGCCCGGAGGACGGCTGGTTCAAGCGCGTCAGTGCCGCGGCCTTCTACCGCCTGATGGATGTGCTGGCCCATAACCAGGTACCCGCCAACGTCGGCGATTTCCGTTTGATGGATCGACGCGTGGTCGACGCGCTGCTGCATCTGCCGGAAAAGACCCGCTTCATGAAGGGGCTGATGAACTACGTCGGTTTCAAGGTCGAAACCATCGACTACATTCGTCCGGCGCGCTACACGGGCAGCAGCCGCTGGAGCGTCTGGCGGCTATGGAACCTGGCGCTGGAAGGCATCACTTCCTTTTCGACCGCCCCGTTGCGAGCCTGGGGCTATCTCGGCGTGGTCTTCGCCCTGATCGCGCTGGCCTATGCCAGCTGGATCGTGCTGCGCACCCTGATCTGGGGCGTGGACGTGCCGGGCTACGCCTCACTGGCCACCCTGATCCTGTTCTTCAGCGGCCTGCAGATGTTCTCGATCGGCATCCTCGGCGAGTACCTCGCCCGCATCTTCATCGAGACGAAGAATCGACCGCTCTACGTCGTCGAGCAACTCGACGGCTTCGAGCCCGAGTGGATCGAGGCGCAGGCGGAACGCGTCGTCGGCAATATCGTCCTGCCAAGGCAGGCCAGGAAGTCATGAAATCGGCGCTACGGACGTCCCGGCATCATGGCGCAGGAGAAATGGCGCTTAACCACGAAGGTCACGAAGGACACGAAGAACACGAAAGACAACAGGAAAGGGGGTGGCTACGAGTCGCTTGAACCCTCATCTCAGCGAAGCCAACCCAAACAAGACTTTCAATGGTTTTCTTCGTGCCCTTCGTGTCCTTCGTGGTTCCCAATCCGACTCTGCCTCTTACTCGGTACCTGGTTCGAGTGGATCAGTCGCTCAGGGCGCCGCCGCAGCTCGAGCCCTGGCCGGCGGTGCAGCCGTAGCAGTGGTTGCCGATCGCGATACGCTCGGGCAGGGGGGTATCGCCGAGCAGGTCGTTCAGGTGCGGGCGGTGTTCGTCCGCCCCGATGGGTAGATCGAGCATCTGGTTGAAGTCGCAGTCGTAGAGATAGCCGCGGTAGTCGACGCTGATCAGGCTGCGGCACATCACCGCCTTGAGGTTCTCGGGTCGATAGGCGTCCTTGAGCAGCTGCATGTATTCCTCGAACTCCCCCCTGGCGGCAAGAATGGCGCCGAAGCGTTTGATCGGCATGTTCGTGATCGTGAACAGCTGGTTGAAACGAATGCCGAAGTTCTCGCCGAGCAGGCGCTTGTAGTCGTCTTGCAGGGCAGCTTGCGGCGGCGGCAGGCTGGGGCCGAGCGGGTTGTAGACCAGGTTCAGTTCCAGGCCTGAATCCGGCTCGCCGTAGCCGAGCCGATTGAGGGTCTGCAGGGCCTTGATCGAGGACTCGAAGACGCCGTTGCCGCGCTGAGCATCGACGTTTTCCTGCGAGTAGCAGGGCAGGGAGGCGATGACCTCGATGCGATGCTGCGCAAGAAACTCGCCGACCCACTCGTAGCCTGGCTCTTCCATGATCGTCGGATTGAGTCGGTCCATGACGTGCATCCCACGACCCCGTGCCTGTTCGACCAGCCAGCGAAAGTCCGGGTTCATCTCCGGTGAGCCCCCGGTCAGATCCAGGCTGCGAACGGCGAACCTTTCGGCCACGGCCAGGGCGGTTTCCATGGTCGGGCGGTCCATCAATTCCTTGCGGGTCGGCCCGGCCCCGACGTGGCAGTGCAGGCAGGCGATGTTGCACAGGTAGCCGAGGTTCATCTGCAGGGTATCGAGCCGGTCGCGCCGGATCGCCGGAAAATCGGTGTCCTTCAGGAGGGGCCAGGTGTCACGCATCTCGAGGAGTGTCCTTTGAGGGTCGCTTGCTGGAACGGAACGGGTTGAGTAGCAGGGCCGTGAGACGCTGATCCTCGGGCCGCCGGAATTCCTTCAGCCCGATGATCATCCGGCGCTCGTCGTCGCGCGGCTCGGAACGATAGCTCATGAACAGGCGATCCCACAACGAGAGATGGAAGCCATAGTTGGAGTCGGTTTCCGGCTGCCAGCTGGAATGATGAATGCGATGCATCGATGGAGTCACGAACAGCCAGCGCAGGCGACGATCCAGTGAACGAGGCAGAGCAACGTCGGTATGGGTGAAGAGCGCCCCGGCCGCCAGCAGCATCTCGAAGACGAGCACGGCCACCGGGTGTGGACCCAGCATCCAGATCAGCCCCAGCTTGTAGCCCATGGACAGGGCGATCTCGAGCGGATGGAAACGCACGCCCGTGGTCACGTCGAAGCCGGTGTCGGCATGGTGGACGCGGTGCAGGCGCCACAGCCAGGGGATGGCATGCATCCAGCGATGCTGCCAGTAGATGGCCAGGTCCAGGATCAGTACCGCAGCGGGAATCGAGAGCCAGAGTGGCCAGTCAAGTCGAGCAAACAGCCCTCCGTTCTGCCCATGAATCACGACGGCCAGGCCGACCGCGAGCATCGGAAAGAGCACACGCAACATCAGCGTATCGATAACGGCAAGCGCGGCATTCGTCGACTGTCTGGCGGCCCATTGCCCGTCGCCCCGCGCCGGCCAGGCACGTTGTGCGAGGAGCAGCAGGGCCAGCAGCAGCGCAAAGACGCTCAGGCGCAAGGCGGGTTCGTGCTGCAGCATCCAGTCCATGGCGGCATGCTACCAGTTGCAGGATCAGTCGAGCCTGAAGATGCGGCTCGTGTCCTGTTCCTCGCACTCGAGGCTGAGCGGACTCGGGCCCGGGCTTGCCTGCGCTATGCTGAGGCAACCACCGGCGTCGCCAATCATGACTCGATGCTGCCGGGAAATCCGACGACCAGGGAGAACAGATTCGATGAAGACGACATTTCGGTGTGCATTGGCGCTGGTGCTTTGCTTCGGATCGCATTCCATGGCGCAGGCTCAGACCGGGGTTCCGCATCGCGGTGGTGGATCTCGACGCCGTGGTGGCCAAATGACGAATCGGCTCGCGCGGAGTGCGTTGGATGCATCGTAGCGGTAGTCAGGTCTCTTTCTGGTCCGCGGTGTCGATGGGCATCGGGGCGATGGTCGGCGCCGGTATCTTCGCGCTGCTCGGACAGGCCGGAGCGATGGCAGGCAGCGCGGTCTGGATTTCCTTTCTCATCGGCGGCGTGGTGGCCCTGCTCAGCGGCTACTCCATCGGCCGCCTGGGAGCACGCTACCCGTCGGCGGGCGGGGTGG
Coding sequences:
- a CDS encoding serine aminopeptidase domain-containing protein, with amino-acid sequence MKRWRRRLLLFLAIGLLASSFWVLWAESQPQQEHWLRSQAQAQLQSWFPEAMQPLESEVGFHPRPSPDEPRARVVLLHGLDEPGGLFVELIPALTSEGYEAIEFRYPNDQAVSESADLLAMHWEALPANRPVVLLGHSMGGLVIRDFVTRSGPSWSAGPQLAGVLMLGTPNQGSDWARLRVWLELRDRLGDDEQGDFALFAGLRDGTGAAKIDLRPDSHFLRELNRRSWPQTIPLAILGGRLTPPPEQLQASLANLDEATGHSGWADGFAAWLRESGEGLGDGVVPVASLAFPGSPSPDLVQASHRGLLVSGPMYDGRPPGIAWTLAQIESLLD
- a CDS encoding zinc-dependent peptidase, producing the protein MEILGFAALAFVLWLGWLRWKHYRRARLFSAELPADWKAILERNVPLYRRLPEELKPRLHGHVQVFLADMDFQGFQGQEIDDEVRVTIAGNACMLLLNRKGQFYANFSSIYVYPSTFIVDQESYDGVIASIEQDHRLGESWHRGPVVLAWDSVLHGTFDVRDGHNVVLHEFAHKLDDMDGQVDGAPLFGSGPEAARWARVMQREFEDHVSRVDRHLPTVIDPYGATNPAEFFAVLTETFFEEPGHLHEHHPELYALMRHCYGLDPIHWREPVA
- a CDS encoding AMP-binding protein, with amino-acid sequence MRSIQAQILHRAQASPGQPYLCQPVNRSWRQWTWSQAVQEARQMAVALADLGLEPGDRVGIISRNCAHWVLADLAIILAGLVSVPVYPTANARTIQQILEHSEASLLIVGKIDDPEEQLRELPKGLRTLAMPYDEAVGELQWESVLREADAGRFQLQARDDADLATLLYTSGSTGAPKGAMHSHGNFSWVGQNLPAALGVQPGDRVLSYLPLSHCTERAYVEASSFYSESTLYFVESIETFMEDLAHARPTLFGSVPRLWKKFQIGVLEKLPQRKLDRLLGLPLIGGLVKRKIKRGLGLDQARWFASGSAPIAVSLLEWWDALDVPIHEGWGMTETFAYGTSLPAGKTPKYGTIGQALPGVELDVSDAQELLIRCPCLMQGYYKADEATAEAMTDDGFFHTGDQASVDDEGWVHITGRVKEQFKTTKGKYIAPVPIESLLARNDHIELACVLGTNLSQPSALIQLAETAPSDRAFLEAELEATRRAVNLELEPHERLGQLIVIKDSWEPENGMLTPTLKLKRQAIEARYGALLDRSKSPVVFEQDL
- a CDS encoding DUF1801 domain-containing protein, with protein sequence MSQNKTRASEADVLACVDALDDPVQREDSRNLIERMQRFSGQPPVLWGDRIIGFGRYRYRYSSGREGEWPRIGFAPRKGQLVLYLMDGFEDQADLLDRLGKVRTGKSCLYIKRLEQIDLEVLDAMNERSLDVMQSRYPE
- a CDS encoding amidohydrolase, encoding MHKSITACLGVLLLASISASSVLALDAAELAEEVNADVIEWRRDIHQNPELGNREFRTQALVAEHMESLGLEVRTDLGHTGVVGILRGGRPGPRIALRADMDALPVTEQVDLPFASTVTTEFRGQTTGVMHACGHDAHTAILMGVAQALASRRSELSGEVMFIFQPAEEGPPEGEEGGASLMIEQGLFEDFLPEAVFGLHVIAGIPSNVIALRSGPFMAAADSFRIVVRGRQTHGSRPWGGVDPIVAAADIVSTAQTVVSRKSDLTRAPVVVSFGAIQGGIRQNIIPDQVELIGTIRTFEEDMRARVFEELERIARQVAAAHGAEVDTEIPWMSGYPVTRNDPALTARMWPTLERVAEGRVIEIPAITGAEDFSEYGKHAPAMFIFVGATPPDQDPTNVPSNHSPLFFLDEDALLLGTRALLGLSLDYLQPPEPADSAP
- a CDS encoding cupin-like domain-containing protein, which encodes MELTNVERRSALTAAAFQAEFKQPERPVVLSDLTRDWPAREKWGPGYLRAIAGDRVVPLYDSQPSRGRKHQHAPAARLSLSEYIARLERGENDLRLFFFNFLKEIPALTEDFSYPELGLKFFRRLPVLFMGGKGARVQLHFDIDLADILLCHFGGPKRVVLFAPDQTPCLYRVPFSFSALFDAGIDPPDYERFPALRHARGQEALLEHGDALYIPPGYWHYIRYEDIGFSMSLRAFPRRPGNLAKMIYNLAVLRSIEGLMRRFIGQGWNDRNERLAVERTHRALGLPG
- a CDS encoding DUF7452 domain-containing protein; translation: MSFCRVLRLPFADFHLLFGLALVSSLVSEAAGVTRTWPGAAPCNGTLQACIDASANDDTVLVASNGPIDETLTINKRLNLHRAPGFLPRFSEGRSITTGPSAWRLSIDGLRFTGGSILANPAGPAEIEFINNVFEAGAQGGGRIQILNNNVNHSLSLRIENNRLLDQRRTDGFPVLRVLSAGLTTGRIAFNHIEAPEVLSGRGIDLDLGPSLSSSVAVFNNRILGGFEEAAIHLGSDEALITGSFSSLVVRAIGNVLSCPGRNIGETVGIRFATRFAATYTVQFLNNTVVGCSDTGLLVDSVVVGSDVSGVLSQNLMAGNLYPAIVSGNYSADFQFDRNLVHDNGFVGLPPSATNTITADPLLFSPEMPRPGAGSPAIDAANAALLQLVLAQAGLPQVDADGRRRTIGPGQFGLDIGAFEFGDRISQASKSTPPGNNLIELDLPGEPGARPQVSKVFNPSPGNSVENALPMAVFELGDWFAYAMGGTTPQSATLNLFVPGVQSGFGSNYLHVTTAANSTGPETRLSQTFLNGRGPDQAVVLATAAWQGGTENARFTGVTYVCDPLGAPGSQCWAVTNLGIGEAMPEGVGFHVYAQDPSPNAFRHRVGQSGLNNTRLDYHPILGNDPLRCARPQAAVFLPNSGQAVNAAWDFEHDGVRSWTIFSYGGPFPASAEFNVFVDQRAFEECVLSRQDSLFADRFEG
- a CDS encoding glycosyltransferase family 2 protein; translated protein: MSAPSTPELSLIIPCFNEAEGIAGLAAALEPVLASLDADGVELVLVDDGSNDSTHAELLAWRARNPAVHPVRLARNFGKEAAMTCGLHLARGRAVVILDADLQDPPELIPQMLERWRAGADVVLAHRSLRPEDGWFKRVSAAAFYRLMDVLAHNQVPANVGDFRLMDRRVVDALLHLPEKTRFMKGLMNYVGFKVETIDYIRPARYTGSSRWSVWRLWNLALEGITSFSTAPLRAWGYLGVVFALIALAYASWIVLRTLIWGVDVPGYASLATLILFFSGLQMFSIGILGEYLARIFIETKNRPLYVVEQLDGFEPEWIEAQAERVVGNIVLPRQARKS